The Oceaniferula flava genome has a window encoding:
- a CDS encoding AbrB/MazE/SpoVT family DNA-binding domain-containing protein, with product MIKTITKIGNSRGIILDAALLELANLKEGDKVNITVHRGGTISMTPEVATVDPDRAKQLATDIIAKNDKLFDRLSK from the coding sequence ATGATCAAGACCATCACAAAAATTGGCAACTCGCGTGGCATCATCCTCGATGCCGCTCTGCTCGAGCTCGCCAATCTCAAGGAAGGCGACAAGGTCAACATCACCGTGCACAGAGGTGGCACGATTTCGATGACTCCTGAAGTCGCCACAGTCGATCCTGATCGAGCCAAACAGCTCGCCACAGACATCATCGCCAAAAACGACAAACTTTTCGACCGTCTGTCCAAATAG
- the cysS gene encoding cysteine--tRNA ligase → MNLYDTLTRSNRELKPLDGETFRFYCCGPTVYGPAHIGNFRTFVMHDVFRRVLETGGMKTLHVRNITDVDDKTIRDSQAAGKTLKEFTAGWTEKFHADCTALGCQPPHIEPSAIEHIPQQIAMIEQLIEKGHAYASEDGSVYFKVSSFPDYGKLSHLDTRELDLGKTQNQRADADEYEKDSIADFVLWKSRKEEDGENYWSSPWGEGRPGWHLECSAMIKEYLGESFDLHSGGVDLVFPHHENEIAQSQCSCGGDFAAHWFHITHLMVDGGKMSKSLGNLYTIDDLEAKGHTAMEVRYVLISGHYRKQLNFTLDSLHAAKEALAKLAKGREVLSSNSQDSDAKLSSDDFKEFQPAWDALNRDLNTPAALGHLFSGLKAAQKLEGEEAAANLAAFDAILRALGLELPVANDESSDIPAEVKDLADQRLAAKQNKDWAASDQLRDEITALGWTIKDSPDGYELTPS, encoded by the coding sequence ATGAATCTCTACGACACCCTGACACGCAGTAACCGCGAGCTGAAACCCCTCGATGGCGAAACCTTCCGCTTCTACTGCTGCGGCCCCACCGTCTATGGCCCGGCCCACATCGGCAACTTCCGCACCTTCGTCATGCACGATGTTTTCCGTCGTGTCTTGGAAACAGGCGGCATGAAGACTCTGCATGTGAGAAACATCACCGATGTCGATGATAAAACCATCCGCGACTCCCAGGCCGCCGGTAAGACGCTGAAAGAGTTCACTGCCGGGTGGACCGAGAAATTCCACGCCGATTGCACCGCGCTCGGTTGCCAGCCACCACACATCGAACCCAGTGCCATCGAGCACATTCCCCAGCAGATCGCCATGATCGAGCAGCTGATCGAAAAAGGCCACGCCTACGCCTCCGAGGACGGCTCGGTTTACTTCAAGGTCTCCTCGTTTCCCGACTACGGAAAGCTCTCCCACCTCGATACCCGCGAGCTCGATCTCGGAAAAACTCAGAACCAGCGCGCCGATGCCGATGAGTATGAGAAAGACTCCATCGCCGACTTCGTGCTGTGGAAATCGAGAAAAGAGGAAGACGGCGAGAACTACTGGAGCTCCCCATGGGGCGAAGGCCGACCCGGCTGGCACCTCGAGTGCTCTGCCATGATCAAGGAATACCTCGGCGAAAGCTTCGACCTCCACTCCGGTGGTGTCGACCTCGTCTTCCCACACCACGAAAACGAAATCGCCCAGAGCCAATGCTCCTGCGGTGGCGACTTCGCAGCCCACTGGTTCCACATCACCCACCTGATGGTCGATGGCGGTAAGATGTCGAAGTCGTTAGGCAATCTCTACACCATTGATGACCTCGAAGCCAAAGGCCACACCGCCATGGAAGTGCGCTACGTCCTCATCTCCGGCCACTACCGCAAACAGCTGAACTTTACCCTGGACTCACTGCACGCCGCGAAGGAAGCGCTCGCCAAACTCGCCAAAGGCCGCGAGGTGTTAAGTTCCAATTCCCAAGACTCAGATGCCAAACTGAGCTCGGATGACTTCAAGGAATTCCAGCCGGCTTGGGACGCGCTCAACCGCGATCTCAACACCCCGGCCGCGCTTGGTCACCTCTTCTCCGGTCTCAAAGCCGCCCAGAAATTGGAAGGTGAAGAAGCCGCCGCCAACCTGGCCGCCTTCGACGCCATCCTCAGAGCCCTCGGCCTCGAGCTCCCGGTAGCCAACGATGAAAGCAGCGACATCCCCGCCGAAGTCAAAGACCTCGCCGATCAACGCCTGGCCGCCAAGCAAAACAAAGACTGGGCCGCCTCCGATCAGCTCCGCGATGAAATCACCGCCCTCGGCTGGACCATCAAAGACAGCCCCGACGGCTACGAGCTGACACCATCCTAG
- the hemB gene encoding porphobilinogen synthase, translating into MIRPRRNRKSPAVRALVRENSISASDFIYPLFVHDKDVDEAIDSMPGCTRWSIDGLVKEAGEAYALGVPAVVLFPAIAENLKTPQAEESHNDDGLVPRTIKALKAAYPGLCVITDVALDPYNSDGHDGIVVKNGDDLEILNDETVEVLCQQALSHARAGADMVSPSDMMDGRVEAIRETLDLEGFQNVSIMAYTAKYASAFYGPFRGALESAPKAGDKKTYQMDPANSREAIRETLLDEEEGADILMVKPAGPYLDIIAKMRETTTLPVAAYQVSGEYLMIKSASQDGWLDEKAIVLESLTGIKRAGADLILTYFAKDAASWLK; encoded by the coding sequence ATGATCCGCCCACGCCGCAACCGCAAGTCACCCGCCGTCCGAGCCCTCGTTCGCGAGAATTCCATCTCGGCCTCCGATTTCATCTATCCCCTCTTTGTGCACGATAAAGACGTCGATGAAGCCATCGACTCCATGCCCGGCTGCACCCGCTGGTCGATCGATGGATTGGTCAAGGAAGCAGGTGAAGCCTACGCGCTCGGAGTCCCGGCCGTGGTGCTCTTTCCCGCCATCGCGGAAAACCTCAAGACACCCCAGGCCGAGGAAAGCCACAACGATGACGGCCTCGTCCCCCGCACCATCAAAGCGCTGAAAGCCGCCTACCCTGGTCTCTGCGTCATCACCGACGTCGCGCTCGATCCCTATAACTCCGACGGCCACGACGGTATCGTTGTCAAAAATGGCGACGATCTGGAAATCCTCAATGACGAAACGGTCGAGGTCCTCTGTCAGCAAGCCCTCAGCCACGCCCGCGCCGGTGCCGATATGGTATCGCCCAGCGACATGATGGACGGTCGTGTGGAAGCCATCCGTGAAACCCTCGACCTCGAAGGCTTCCAAAATGTCTCCATCATGGCCTACACCGCCAAATACGCCTCCGCCTTCTACGGTCCGTTCCGTGGTGCGCTCGAATCCGCACCCAAGGCTGGCGACAAAAAAACCTACCAGATGGACCCCGCCAACTCCCGCGAGGCGATCCGCGAGACCCTGTTAGACGAAGAAGAAGGCGCCGACATCCTGATGGTCAAACCCGCCGGCCCCTACCTCGACATCATCGCCAAGATGCGCGAAACCACCACCCTGCCGGTAGCCGCCTACCAAGTCAGCGGCGAATACCTGATGATCAAATCCGCCAGCCAAGACGGCTGGCTCGATGAAAAAGCCATCGTGTTAGAGTCCCTAACAGGCATCAAACGCGCCGGAGCCGACCTCATCCTTACCTACTTCGCCAAAGATGCGGCAAGCTGGCTGAAGTAG
- a CDS encoding transposase → MKDYDPGEETETSRRKLPHWQQPGCSYFITFRLHDSIPKGKFDEWNEERLRWLRSRKLDSNLPLDQILEQLTPEQKKTYYATFWKGYHSMLDACYGSCPLRDPVNAQIVADALVFFHEERYQLGDFIIMPNHVHVLVTPFQNWPIKDLLHSWKRHTAREINQRMGLFGQLWQHESYDHIVRNEAQLKRIEAYIRNNPKNLRQGEYLYQSRTTL, encoded by the coding sequence GTGAAAGACTACGATCCTGGTGAAGAAACGGAAACATCAAGGAGAAAGCTCCCCCACTGGCAACAGCCCGGCTGCTCCTACTTCATCACCTTCCGCCTTCACGATTCCATCCCCAAAGGAAAATTCGACGAATGGAACGAGGAGCGACTTCGTTGGTTAAGAAGTCGCAAGTTAGATAGCAACCTCCCCCTCGACCAAATTCTGGAACAGCTCACCCCTGAGCAAAAAAAAACCTATTACGCGACCTTCTGGAAAGGCTACCATTCCATGCTGGACGCCTGTTACGGATCTTGCCCATTACGCGATCCCGTCAACGCACAAATAGTAGCCGATGCCCTCGTGTTCTTCCACGAAGAACGCTATCAGCTCGGTGATTTTATCATCATGCCTAACCATGTGCATGTATTAGTGACACCATTCCAGAATTGGCCCATCAAAGACCTACTGCATTCATGGAAACGCCATACCGCCAGAGAGATTAATCAACGCATGGGACTCTTCGGCCAGCTCTGGCAGCACGAATCCTACGACCATATCGTGCGTAATGAAGCGCAGCTGAAGCGAATCGAAGCATACATTCGGAATAATCCCAAAAACCTAAGACAAGGCGAGTATCTCTACCAAAGTAGGACAACTTTGTAA
- the nagA gene encoding N-acetylglucosamine-6-phosphate deacetylase has protein sequence MKTLITNAHVVSPDVEIEGAAVEITDGKIAWVHQPGEPLPEADTVIDAGGRYVMPGFVDIHAHGADYKDVCDNDLESIRHIAKKKLGEGVTTWLPTTLTQSQDLLEEIAGKVVEYMENQEFAKTPGMHVEGPFINQANAGAQNPQFVREPNWEELKRLHELAPAKVFSIAPDVPGACECIRQAKAAGISASAAHTSSTYQQVMDAKEAGLTHLTHYGNAMTGLHHREIGVVGAGLLDPDLKMELICDGIHLAPDFLKLVFSLKPIEQLIMITDSMAGSWIGKGEVQLGGLDVIVDDGQARLKEGGALAGSILLYNDGVKLIAELTDLPLHQIVKATSWNQAQSLGLDDIGKIEPGYCADLVILEKDFSVWKTLVDGK, from the coding sequence ATGAAAACTCTGATTACCAACGCGCATGTGGTATCGCCCGATGTAGAAATTGAGGGCGCTGCTGTTGAAATTACCGACGGAAAAATTGCTTGGGTCCACCAGCCTGGCGAGCCCCTGCCTGAGGCGGACACTGTGATCGATGCTGGCGGACGTTATGTCATGCCCGGCTTTGTCGATATCCACGCGCACGGCGCCGACTACAAGGATGTCTGCGACAACGACCTCGAAAGCATCCGTCACATTGCCAAGAAGAAACTCGGCGAGGGAGTCACCACCTGGTTGCCGACCACGCTCACCCAGTCTCAGGATTTGTTGGAAGAGATCGCCGGCAAGGTGGTGGAGTATATGGAAAACCAGGAGTTTGCAAAAACTCCCGGCATGCACGTCGAAGGACCCTTTATCAATCAAGCCAATGCCGGCGCGCAAAACCCACAATTTGTCCGCGAACCGAACTGGGAAGAGCTGAAGCGACTGCACGAGCTGGCTCCCGCGAAGGTGTTTTCGATTGCGCCGGATGTTCCCGGCGCCTGTGAATGTATCCGTCAGGCCAAGGCCGCGGGGATCAGTGCTTCCGCCGCCCACACGTCATCCACTTACCAGCAGGTGATGGATGCCAAGGAGGCCGGACTCACGCACCTTACCCACTATGGCAATGCCATGACCGGACTTCATCACCGCGAGATCGGTGTGGTCGGTGCTGGATTGTTAGACCCGGATTTGAAGATGGAGTTGATCTGCGATGGCATCCACCTCGCCCCTGATTTTCTCAAGCTGGTTTTCTCCCTGAAACCCATCGAACAACTGATCATGATCACCGACTCGATGGCCGGCTCATGGATTGGAAAAGGTGAGGTGCAGCTTGGAGGACTGGATGTGATCGTGGACGATGGTCAAGCCCGACTGAAAGAAGGCGGCGCCCTCGCTGGAAGTATCCTGCTCTACAACGACGGCGTGAAACTGATCGCCGAACTCACCGACCTGCCGCTGCACCAGATTGTCAAAGCCACGTCTTGGAACCAAGCCCAGTCGTTAGGCCTCGATGACATCGGAAAGATCGAACCCGGCTACTGCGCAGACCTCGTGATCCTGGAGAAAGATTTCAGTGTCTGGAAGACGCTGGTGGATGGAAAGTAG
- a CDS encoding type II toxin-antitoxin system death-on-curing family toxin: MIKHLTLESVLAIHDAVLSAHGGMPGLREESLLESAIAAPQATFGGEPIMSDIIEIGAAYLYYLCKNHPFLDGNKRTALASCLVVLSENGQLPSMELDIDDWEQLVLDVASSSINRQTTTVRLQSILT; the protein is encoded by the coding sequence ATGATCAAGCATCTCACCTTGGAGTCCGTGCTCGCTATTCACGATGCCGTGCTTTCCGCCCACGGTGGCATGCCGGGCTTGAGAGAAGAGTCATTGCTCGAAAGTGCCATTGCTGCCCCACAAGCGACCTTCGGAGGCGAGCCGATCATGAGTGATATCATCGAAATTGGTGCCGCCTATCTTTACTACCTCTGTAAAAATCACCCCTTCCTCGATGGCAACAAACGCACCGCTCTCGCATCCTGCCTCGTCGTTTTAAGCGAAAATGGACAGCTGCCCTCCATGGAGCTTGATATCGACGACTGGGAACAGCTCGTGCTCGACGTCGCTTCATCCTCAATCAATCGCCAGACGACCACTGTCCGTCTCCAAAGTATTCTTACCTAA
- the pgsA gene encoding CDP-diacylglycerol--glycerol-3-phosphate 3-phosphatidyltransferase, translated as MNLPNTITMFRLVLTAVFCAAASSEGVTGYAIALAAFVLGAISDWLDGYLARKLNLVTSLGKLLDPLADKILVCSGFVYLSAKGLCPVWVTALIICREFLVTGIRQIAVEKGTVIAADGLGKWKTTFQLTFIITALVYLTFETIVSDNAVVTFLQYLSDKDHWLFPLSLWPAVALTVISGVSYFWKSRTMLLDKD; from the coding sequence ATGAATTTACCCAATACGATCACCATGTTCCGCCTGGTTCTCACCGCAGTTTTTTGCGCGGCGGCATCTTCCGAAGGGGTGACCGGCTATGCCATTGCCTTGGCCGCCTTTGTGTTGGGAGCGATTTCCGATTGGCTGGATGGTTACCTCGCACGCAAGCTGAACCTGGTCACCTCCTTGGGAAAACTGCTCGATCCACTGGCCGATAAGATTCTGGTGTGTTCCGGCTTTGTTTACCTCTCCGCCAAAGGCCTTTGCCCGGTGTGGGTGACGGCACTGATCATTTGTCGCGAGTTTCTGGTCACCGGCATTCGCCAGATTGCGGTGGAAAAGGGAACCGTCATCGCAGCGGATGGACTCGGCAAGTGGAAGACTACGTTCCAGCTCACCTTCATCATCACCGCGCTGGTGTATCTCACTTTTGAAACCATTGTCAGCGACAACGCTGTGGTGACATTTTTGCAGTATTTATCCGATAAAGATCACTGGCTGTTCCCACTCTCGCTGTGGCCCGCCGTCGCCTTGACCGTGATCTCGGGTGTTTCCTATTTCTGGAAATCAAGGACGATGCTTCTTGATAAAGATTGA